The stretch of DNA GCTCCACGATCTGGTCGAACAGGAGATCGAGAGCCTGTGTGGACCCAAACATCAACCCCAAGAGGGATCCACGTATTACCGCTCTGGCAATGCGCAATCGCACGTCTATTTGGATGGAAGAAAAACCTTGGAAAAACGCCCAAGAGTACGTCGTAAAACCGGAGAGGAGGATGGCAGGATTCCGGTTCATGCGAAGTTGCTTTTGAGCTAAGCAACTGCAACTTGCTCCGGCAAGGTTTTTGAAGGCAGCTCTAAAGAAGAACTAAAGCTTGGGTTCGTCTTTGGCTCCGTGCCAGATGTGCAGGATTTCTACGGTGTTATTTTCATCAAGAACAGCGTAAAAGATCCGGTAACCTCGATAGGGTAAGTCATGAACATTTTCGCGGTTTCGATGCTGATAAACTTTTCCGCGTCGAGGAAACTGCTCAAGTTTTTCAGCATGGTCAATCAAACCCAAAACCAGTCGTTCCGCTGCGACAGGATCTTCTTCAGAGATGTAATCGGCGACCTCTTTTAGATCGTCAATAGCAGGATCCGTCCAAATTATTTTGTAAACCACGACTTTGCTAGTTCTTTGACTTCTTCGTGGGATTTCACCTTACCGTCTTTGGAAGCTTGTAATCCGCGATCAATTCCGGCTGCGATTTCTAAATCAGCCTTGTTCGGGATGTGATTGATAAATTCAACAACCTTTCCCTGCTCTTCACAGGGCAATCGTTTAAACTGATCAATGAGTTCAGCGGCGTTCATGGTGGGTTCTAAAATCTCTCCAATCCCTTTATTTGTCAATCAATCTGGGATTTTCAAAAACTTCCGAGTTTCCCCCTATTTCGCAGATGGATGGGATTTGCTGTGAGCTTCTTTCAACTTGGTCAGGCCCACATGGGCGTAAATCTGAGTGGTCTGCAAACTGGCGTGTCTGGTTTGTTTCTGCACTTAGCGGGAGCTTCCAACTCGCGTCTCATCATGAACACACTGACATCGCAAAACGGCGGTCAAATAATTATTTCCGTCAGAATCCGCCGGGATTCTCGAGGCTTCCATGAAGCTTCAAAACTTTTGCGGTTTTCATTTCCTGAAATTCCGTGTTCACTTTGTTGCAGCTATGACTGAACTTCTCTTTGGCCGAAATGCGATACGCGAAGCACTGGTGGCGGGACGCCGCCGATTTTTTCGTCTCATCCTGGCGGATCGACTCGATGCCGCTCCGGTGGTGAGCGAGATTCAGGCGCTTGCGCGCAAGGCGAATCTGCCGGTTGAGCGTATGATACGCAAGCGCATGGACAAACTGGCACACAACCACCAGGGCATCATGCTCGAAGCGGCGCCCTACCCCTACGCCGATCTCGGTGATTTGCTCGAAGCTGCCGATGCCAGTGGGGAGGAACCTTTTTTTCTCGCGCTCGATCACATTGAAGATCCGCACAACCTCGGGGCCATGATCCGAACTGCCGAATTGGTCGGTGCCCACGGCATCATCCTACCCAACCAAGGTCAGGCCGATGTGACCCCAGCGGTGGTAAAGGCCAGTGTCGGTGCTTCCGAGCACCTGCAAGTGGCCAAGATTGCCAATCTCGCACAGGCCCTCAATCATCTCAAAAAAAAGGGAATTTGGGCTGTCGGCGTGCAGCATGGTACTGATTCCAAATGCTTTCACGAGGCGGATCTCAAAGGACCCATTGTGCTGGTAATTGGCAGCGAAGGACAAGGCATGAGCCGCATTGTGAAGGAGACCTGTGATTTTCTGATTGAGATTCCCATGCGCGGCCATATCGAATCCCTCAACGCCAGTGTCGCTTCCGCCCTGGTACTCTATGAGACCTGGCGCGCACGTGGGTTTCAGGGCAGAAATTGAACAGCACTGCGCCACAGCCCATGTCGATCTCTCTACGCTACTGCCCAGCCTGTGGTGAAAAGCATTTTCAAACGGGTGACTCAAAACCGTGGCATTGTCCCGACTGTGGATTGGACTTTTTTCAGAACACGGCTGCGGCTGCGGGTGCGTTGGTTTGTGACGAGCAGAATCGGCTCCTGATGGTGCAGCGCGCGAAGGACCCGTCGAAGGGGAAATGGGGATTGCCCGGAGGCTTCATCGATGCTGGGGAAAGCGTCGAACAGGCACTGCTTCGGGAGTGCCGCGAAGAAATCGGAATTGAGATCGAATCTCCCATCTTTCTGTGCAGCTTTCCAAATCGCTACGCTTACAAGGGCATTGTGTATGCTACGATCGACCTCTATTTCAGGGTGCAGACCCGGCAGGCAAATGCGGTAAGGGCGCTGGACGAAGTCGCACAGATCGGCTGGTTTGATCCTGCGCACATTGATCCGGAGACGGTAGCGTTTCCATCATGTGTGCGTGCAATTGAGTGCCTCAACGCGGTGCTGGGAAATCAGGCAGATGCTGAAAGCTGACATCGTGCCGATGCATCTGAGTCGAGGAAGGGGGCGGATCAGCGATGGAGAGGCAAGAGGATTTAACAAATGTTCCTGCGGAACCCACATGTTTCTGACCAGCAGAAACCCATATCGTTGAATCGGAGTGGGCCGGAAGCGCGCATCAGTCAGGGGCGGCGAAATAATGGGCAACCGCCACAAGAGGGGCGTTGTAGAGGATGCAGTTTTCGTTGGAAGCCCAACTGTCGATGTGGTCCAGATAACAGAGTGCAGGCGGGGTGTGCTCGTCAAAATGCAGTGGCAAGGTCTGGTCACCACTCAATCCTGGATTCGGACCACCTGCCAGCAAGCCTGGATACATGTGTCCGTCTCCGCCCGGAGCGAGTGAAGCGTGGTGAATGTAGAGCGGACTTCGGCTGCCGACAGCTGTGACAAAACTCAGGTTATGGGCGTTGCGGCCAAGCAGATAGTGCAATTGCGCCAGCGCAGCCTCCCGAAACGATTCCTGAGTGGAGTCGAGCTTGTATGCCAACAACAAGTACTGCGCGAGTGCCATGGCTCCGCCATTGCTGCCCCAATAGTAGCGTGTCAAGGCCACAGCAAACCCGTCGGAAGCGACATCGCCCACGATGCGTTCGCAGCGCTCGATCAAAAAACGGCTCCAGCGCGAGTCGAGTCCGGGATCGATACCCGTAACATCGTGCAGCGCACACTGAAGCTGTGCAAAGGCTGAGACGTTCTGCCATTCCAGATCACGGTCCAACGCATCTGCACTCCAAAGAGTTTCCTGAACGTAGGCATCGGAGGGATTGCGCAGCACATCTGCATAGACCGCATCGCCAGTTGCCAGAAAAAGCTCTACCGCAGCCCACATTCGATCATCCCCGTCGTTCAGATCAGGTCGGTCTGCATAGCCCCCGGTCTTGGTATCTGCGGGCCGGATGAAACCACCATTCGGGTAAAGCTCCGGATGACGCTCGAGAAAATCCCATGCACGGCGTGCCGCATCAAGGTAACGCTCCGCCGTTTCATGCCATTCGGGTGTTCCACGAAAACAGCGCGATGCCAGTGCCATCACTGCCGCAAAATCTGCGGTAGCGACTGAAGATACAGCATAGAGATAGCGTGGAGCTTGATCGAGATCCGCACGCATCCATTCGTATTCAAACGTGTTGACCATGTAGTGCACACCGCCAAACTCCGGGTGCTCCGGTTCGCTTTCCTGCATGCGAAGCATCCAGTCGAGTTCCCACTGCATCTCATCCAGAAAATCCGGCACCCCATTGCCGCTCTCGGGAATGCCAGTGGCATCGCTTGAAAACGCATCGGGAAACTGCTCGTACATGATCAGCATGTGGGCCAGAGAAACCGCTGCTGCGTGAATGTATTTTCCATAGTCACCGGCATCGTGCCACCCGCCGGAAGTGGGCTTTCCCCCCACCCGTCCGAGCGATGCGTGGTAGTTCGCATCGTGCAGATGACAGGCGTCCCTGGCAAATTTTCCGGCAAAAGCGGATTCCAACGGCACGCCACAGCGCTGATAGTAGAAAGATTTCAATGCCTTTTGCGCCACATCCGCATAGACACCCTGGGCGATGGTAAAGACATGGGATCGACTGGCATCTTCGAGCACGATCCAGTAGTCACCAGGCTCACGCAGCGCGGAAAAATCACCCCACCAGAGATCCATGCCTGTTGCGGGATCCTGCGCTCGGCGCAAGGTCGTGATTCCCCGGTAAACCACACGCTCCGTGTCCGCATGCACCACGACAAATTCCTGCTCACCGCGATCCGTGACAAAGTGCTTGGCTTCGGTGGGTTCATAACCTGCCTGATTCACAAAGACTCCAGTGAGGATCTCTTCGGGCGATTCGGCAGTCGCCGCGGGAATTCCCGGCAGAACCCAAAGCAGCAGCCATAGAATCCCCTGACAAAGTCGGTCGTTCAGGATGCGGAACTTCAGTAAATCCGGCAAGGAACTCATCGCGCCTCTGCGGGGACAGGTACAATCGGAGATGCAGGGGGTATTCATATTCATGGATGGGGTTGTCAGGGGAAAATGAATCACTGAATGCAGTGTCCCTGAAATCGCTTTTCCAGCGCAACTGCAATCGCATGAAAGCTCCGAAAGAACGTACCAATGGTGATTGTTGGGATCTAAAGGCATCAATGAGCGTCGTTCTCAGTTTCAGAAAGAAGTGAACGACCGAAGGCCACTTTTGACAACGAAGTCCTCAACGGGGCGAGAAAACACTGCAGTGACAACCCGTCGCAACGGATGCGTCTCAGTATTTGACAATTTCAAGTCCATGACTCCCTTGTCCAGATGATCTTCCGGACCCCTGATTGAATCGGGGTCCTCCCTAATGCATGGGTGTCGATCACCCGGGCATTGAAGATTCACATCGCTTCATCCTCCAGATGCCTGAATCCGAACGTTGAGACATTCCTTCGTGACTGCTCAATCATCCACAACCAAGCAACATAACATTCAATGAATTGGGAAACTGAATTCTGGGGCAACACCTTGCTCGAATACGGATATACA from Puniceicoccaceae bacterium encodes:
- a CDS encoding type II toxin-antitoxin system RelE/ParE family toxin; the protein is MVYKIIWTDPAIDDLKEVADYISEEDPVAAERLVLGLIDHAEKLEQFPRRGKVYQHRNRENVHDLPYRGYRIFYAVLDENNTVEILHIWHGAKDEPKL
- the rlmB gene encoding 23S rRNA (guanosine(2251)-2'-O)-methyltransferase RlmB, giving the protein MTELLFGRNAIREALVAGRRRFFRLILADRLDAAPVVSEIQALARKANLPVERMIRKRMDKLAHNHQGIMLEAAPYPYADLGDLLEAADASGEEPFFLALDHIEDPHNLGAMIRTAELVGAHGIILPNQGQADVTPAVVKASVGASEHLQVAKIANLAQALNHLKKKGIWAVGVQHGTDSKCFHEADLKGPIVLVIGSEGQGMSRIVKETCDFLIEIPMRGHIESLNASVASALVLYETWRARGFQGRN
- a CDS encoding NUDIX domain-containing protein produces the protein MSISLRYCPACGEKHFQTGDSKPWHCPDCGLDFFQNTAAAAGALVCDEQNRLLMVQRAKDPSKGKWGLPGGFIDAGESVEQALLRECREEIGIEIESPIFLCSFPNRYAYKGIVYATIDLYFRVQTRQANAVRALDEVAQIGWFDPAHIDPETVAFPSCVRAIECLNAVLGNQADAES
- a CDS encoding glycoside hydrolase family 9 protein, which translates into the protein MNMNTPCISDCTCPRRGAMSSLPDLLKFRILNDRLCQGILWLLLWVLPGIPAATAESPEEILTGVFVNQAGYEPTEAKHFVTDRGEQEFVVVHADTERVVYRGITTLRRAQDPATGMDLWWGDFSALREPGDYWIVLEDASRSHVFTIAQGVYADVAQKALKSFYYQRCGVPLESAFAGKFARDACHLHDANYHASLGRVGGKPTSGGWHDAGDYGKYIHAAAVSLAHMLIMYEQFPDAFSSDATGIPESGNGVPDFLDEMQWELDWMLRMQESEPEHPEFGGVHYMVNTFEYEWMRADLDQAPRYLYAVSSVATADFAAVMALASRCFRGTPEWHETAERYLDAARRAWDFLERHPELYPNGGFIRPADTKTGGYADRPDLNDGDDRMWAAVELFLATGDAVYADVLRNPSDAYVQETLWSADALDRDLEWQNVSAFAQLQCALHDVTGIDPGLDSRWSRFLIERCERIVGDVASDGFAVALTRYYWGSNGGAMALAQYLLLAYKLDSTQESFREAALAQLHYLLGRNAHNLSFVTAVGSRSPLYIHHASLAPGGDGHMYPGLLAGGPNPGLSGDQTLPLHFDEHTPPALCYLDHIDSWASNENCILYNAPLVAVAHYFAAPD